TTTGGCTACTCGACTTTTGAGAAATTCCTGTATTAATAGTTTGGTACTTTCTTCATTTGCGGCTTTAATACCACCCCATTCTTTAATAATCCACATTGTCAACTTTTCAAACAATATGGAGTCATTAGTATGAGCATCAATTAAATGCGGACGCAAGATAGCTTTTAGTGTTACTTATTTTTCATAGAAACTTTTACTATTTAGTTCATCTACCATTTCTTGCGCCAGGATTTGCAGTGGAATTAGTGCTGCCATTCACAAACCGGATAAGTGCATCAAAATTGGCGAAGAGCCACTCCAAATTACCATTTACACCTCCGCACTTTTGTGCAATGCAACAAGGATTGCTGTAGCGCAGAATCATCCATCTGGAACATTGAGACCAAGCACACCAGATAGAACATTAACCTGTTTTGTAAACAAAGGAAGCCTGTCCAAATTCATTTACAGAACTTTGACAGACTTCCATTTTAGAATAATTGTAGTATGTTTATTTAGCAGCTAAAACGTCCAATTTCTCAATAGATGGCGGATTAGCTAACAATTCTGGTGCATTTTCCATAAGTGCCTTTGCTATCTTACCACCAAGATGTGCTTGTCTGCCTTCTTCATCTGAAAATGTGTCATAAATGCCAAATGTAGAAGAGTCAAGACGAAACGCATACCAAGTAATAGTGCCGACTTCTTCATTAGCAAGTGGCAACGCACTTGTAATAAACTCTTCAACGTTTTTTTCTTTTCCA
The DNA window shown above is from Sphingobacterium thalpophilum and carries:
- a CDS encoding JAB domain-containing protein codes for the protein MYTSALLCNATRIAVAQNHPSGTLRPSTPDRTLTCFVNKGSLSKFIYRTLTDFHFRIIVVCLFSS
- a CDS encoding antibiotic biosynthesis monooxygenase, yielding MKKLGLLVRLEAKAGKEKNVEEFITSALPLANEEVGTITWYAFRLDSSTFGIYDTFSDEEGRQAHLGGKIAKALMENAPELLANPPSIEKLDVLAAK